The DNA region ttcaagaaatAGTTCATGAAAGGTAAGAATCATTGATTTAACGATTATTCATAGTAATTTGTTTAATGTTATACTTCACAGGTGCTAAAATCTGATGATGAGAATGAGATGTTGATGGATGAGAGTGATGATGGTGTTGTAACTTTAAGATCTGATGGAGATGGTGCTCGAAGGAAGCACCACAGGCTATGGACTGTTTCAGAGGTGAGAGAGTTAATTGATGGTGTTTCTCAATGTGGAGTTGGGAGATGGAGTCAAATAAAGAGGCTTTTCTTCTCTTCATCTGACCACCGGACACCAGTAGATCTCAAGGTATGGTTATGCCCTGTGGTCAAGTGTTATATATTCTGCTAAAAAGAGAAATCCTTTATTTTCCCTCTCTTTGCTGTTCAACCGAAAAGGCTCCTTCTGATTAAAGGGTTGCTTCTATTCTGCTCTTAAACTCCACAGGACAAATGGAGAAATCTCTTAAAAGCCACCCATCTTCAAAACCAAAGCAGCAAGAAAGCGGTCAGTTCTTCTTCCTAGTTTCATACTAATTTTCTCTCGCCATATTTGGGTGTCCTGTCAATGAGTTTTATGTATATTTGCCATGATTTGTAACAATTTTGGAACCATTGCAATGATGAATGCAGGGTAAGGGAAAGCAAAGTTTTTCATGGCGGCCCTTGCCAAAACCCATCTTGCACCGTGTCGTTGAATTGGCAAGTGTTCATCCATATCCAAGAAACTGCAGATCCAAGACTCCCCATTCTTACTAATAAACTCATGTAACATCATTGATGCTTGCAGAGTCCATATTTCGATTTGGTATCTATCTAAGAACTCTCTGTTTAGTAGCAGATTGTACATTCATACTCATTCTGTGCACTTTTACCTAAGATTGCTGCAATAGCAGGATTTTACAACTTTCTTCTTCATGTTTACTTTCTTTTGCCTTAGTACTATAATTCCCCAAACACAAAAACCTTGTAGTCAATTGACAATGACATGTGATCTTAAATTACGATGTCCTAGATTTGATCCTTAAAGATGTTTCAAcaaataaaaacacacaaaagaCTATCAGAAGGCATATGAACTTTTAAGAGCAGGGATCAAATCCCAATCCCAAATCTCAGAATAGTGGATTCCTTCACTGTAGTTTTACCCAAAAAGGCAGAGATGAAGAATAAATTCAACCTCAAATAGTTTCAATGGTACCTGGAGTCCTCAAAAAACATCAAATTTGGTATTTCAGACACTGAATGTCAAAGCAGATATATGAGGCTTGCCCAGCCATGAACATTGTAGCAATAATGGCACAGCTCTCTCAAATCACATTACTAGAAGATGGAATATAACCTCTGCAAAATACCATGATGTTTTCTATGTCCTCAACCTGTAGTTTAGGAGATACCAATGCTAAAATGAATACATTGATCAATTATACAAATAGTGTGATCCAGAGCAATAGTAAGAATTACAATAAACAGAAAGCTAAGTGAAGAATTTGCTTCTCTGGAACGTATGAAATTATCCAACTCATTTTGCTTCagattttgaaaatatacatCAATATGGCATATAGAAAACTGAGACAGCTTGTGTTTTGTCTATTTGAACTACCAAAAGCAGCAACACAAAAAATGGGCAATCTATCACTAGTATTTATACATTTCTCACCGGAAGCGTTTTTCATAAGAATTGAACACGACATGGTATTCTCAAGAATTCCAGTGAAGTCTAGTAGTCTACAGATTTTGTATTGCCTCGGGACAAATACAGAGCGGGAGCTGGTGATCATCTAATAACGCCAGGGCTACATTACTTGAATGTTCAAAGCATTGAACAGATAAAGCACTGGAAGCTTTTAGCACGACAATGTAGTCAATAATGGCACACTTCAAATGCAACTATAGAGGCAATGGAACTAACCCTTTGAATAAAAACCGCTAACAAGAATTATTATCTAATTCCCTCTAGAAAACCTTCCATCTCTCTTCGCCCGAATGCCCTCCCAAGAGACGTTGCATCAATTGACCTAGCAGCCAAATAAAACATCAGCCATGCTACCATGAAATAGACTTCCATGACTGACTGGAATGCAGTTGCGAATACTTCACCGAAAATCTCGCCCAATATCCATTTTGTCAAAGACCCACAAATCATGGCTTCCCAGCCCTTGATCTCAATAGCAGGGCCGAGCAACGAAACCAACAAATGGCACCCTTCTCTCACAACCTCCCTACCACTCTTCCTCGAGTCCACAATCACAATCCAAGAGTCCACAGCAAACATAAATCCCACCAGCAACTCAACCAAGAACCATGACAATATAAAGCACACACTTTCCTTCTCATGCCCTGTAATCCATGGTGCCACATCTGAAAAAGGCATCAACTTCATTCTTACAGAAATCTTCAAGAATTCATATTGATCCTCAATTTCGCCAAAAGACCAAATTCCCAATACCTGTGCCAATGCATCCCTCACTGCCCATCGCATTAGAATGAAGCCAGAAAGCCTTCTGAGCCCCAAATTAGCACCGTCCCAAGCAGTCCTAAAATATGATTTGTAATTCCCCAACAAATTATCCAGAACCTGAACGAAAACAATGCCATGTACCCAAGTGTACGTAACCAAGAATGCAAATACCGCATACGCATAAGCAGCGGAGAATAAACCCACTAGAAAAAGTAACGCCGTGACGTCACGGCGGCCCAGCTCGAGGCCCTTCACCAAGAACTGCAAATCAACCACTGTGTTGTCATTGCGGCCATCATTAACAATCGTAGCGTTATTATCAATATCCAAGGCTTCAGAGGAAGGCTTAAACGATACGAACCCGGGGCGAACAGCTTGGGAGATGGCGATTCCATGGTCGACTACGGGGTCCGAAAACCCTAATCTTGGATCGAAATTGGAGAGAATTAGGAAAGAGGCATTGGGGGTCGGCTTCGACGAAGGGTGGAAGAGGGAGCGATCGAGGTCCGGGTCGCCAGAGAAGAAATCATCATCGAGGGTGCCGACACGGGTGAGATGAAGAAAcgggcggcggcggcgatgatgacggaggtggtggtggtgatgggcggcggcggaggaggaagaggagagGTCGATGCGGGAGAGGAGAGATTTGAGGGAAGGATCGCGGTCGATGAAGGAGGTGAGGAAGTGGGCCCCGTTGTCAACGTTGGAGCGGAAGATGAAGATGAGAGAGgcgaggaagaggaagaggaggaggtgGGAAATGAAGATGGAGGTGGTGTGCTTGAGGAGCtgggtggtggtgtggtggttGATTGCAGATGACAGCGGCGGGGGCGGCCGCGGAGGGTGGTGGCGGTGGTTGTTCATGGCGGCGGCGTTAAGATGACAAAATTGTGAAATGTTGGAGGTCCAAACTGCAAATGTAATAGTCCTAGTATACTTGGATATTAAATCACAATGGCCCCATCTCTTCCTATTACACTCCctactttaaattaaaattctttcctttttttttatatgtaatatTAGTTGAATATTTAGTAATCacattttaactaatttttgtACTCCATATTATTAAGTAATGTCAAactctattttaaaaaaaaaatgttctcaAACTACTTTTCTactcaataatttttatttttttaaagataaaaaagtCAAATAGGCCAAGCACCATGTGCTCAATTAAAACATCAATGTTTCTCTCAGAGGGAAGGGGTCACAGGATTGAACTCCGGTAGTGAGGTGTTCACTTTTTGGGCAAATTTTCctatataacatattcagtttcattttatatacattgtaatttcatttcagcacaactatagtttcattcgagattatacatacatagaatagtcttattacagtgagacatgttattgaatttcattttatacaaactgtagtcttattacaacaccactaaattataattataattcaactacggtttcattgaacaatatacactcaaatatgtgaaactcttatttaaattcattttatatacactatagtttcattacaacacaattatagtatcatttcgatataaccacagttttatttgataatatacactcgatatgtgagacatgctattcagttttttttatacatactataatttcatttcagcaaaattaaagtatcatttttatTCAACTACAGTTCTATTTGACAATATAGAAttaatatgtgagacatgttattcaatttcattttatacatactgcagtttaatttcaacacaactaaagtataatttcaattcaattacaatttaattgaataatataaacacaatatgtgaGACAGTTTGATTTTagatacattgtagtttcattttgttatgaa from Ipomoea triloba cultivar NCNSP0323 chromosome 6, ASM357664v1 includes:
- the LOC116023424 gene encoding uncharacterized protein LOC116023424, which produces MTQSPALLCSAEKRRLGITAGVTAVSLAVIQAPLCALLFFSRPSSVSPARFSDPVVDHGIAISQAVRPGFVSFKPSSEALDIDNNATIVNDGRNDNTVVDLQFLVKGLELGRRDVTALLFLVGLFSAAYAYAVFAFLVTYTWVHGIVFVQVLDNLLGNYKSYFRTAWDGANLGLRRLSGFILMRWAVRDALAQVLGIWSFGEIEDQYEFLKISVRMKLMPFSDVAPWITGHEKESVCFILSWFLVELLVGFMFAVDSWIVIVDSRKSGREVVREGCHLLVSLLGPAIEIKGWEAMICGSLTKWILGEIFGEVFATAFQSVMEVYFMVAWLMFYLAARSIDATSLGRAFGRREMEGFLEGIR